From one Pristis pectinata isolate sPriPec2 chromosome 14, sPriPec2.1.pri, whole genome shotgun sequence genomic stretch:
- the fgf3 gene encoding fibroblast growth factor 3 encodes MVPIIKLCFDHATMFITVCLLLSFLDFTRQQSPLPRAPTVAPKVPCAPSPACESRLRRDAGGRGGVYEHLGGAPRRRRLYCATKYHLQIHLNGKIDGTLEKNSIFSILEITAVDVGVVAIKGLFSGRYLAMNKRGRLYASEVYTPECEFVERIHELGYNTYASRSYRTIPNPSGPRRRNSAERLWYVSINGKGRPRRGFKTRRTQKSSLFLPRVLDSKDHEIVRLFRTSSKHREDLTKTPSKAEKTRAAQ; translated from the exons ATGGTACCCATTATCAAACTG TGTTTTGACCATGCCACAATGTTTATAACTGTCTGTTTATTGCTGAGTTTCCTGGATTTCACGAGACAGCAGTCGCCGTTGCCCCGGGCGCCGACTGTGGCTCCTAAGGTACCGTGCGCACCGTCCCCAGCCTGCGAATCCAGACTGCGAAGGGATGCCGGGGGACGCGGAGGGGTCTATGAACATCTCGGGGGAGCACCGAGGCGGAGGAGGCTATACTGTGCCACCAAGTACCATCTGCAGATCCATCTCAATGGGAAGATCGACGGCACACTGGAAAAAAACAGCATCTTCA GTATCTTGGAAATAACTGCTGTCGATGTGGGAGTGGTGGCGATCAAGGGCTTGTTTTCAGGTAGATACCTAGCAATGAACAAAAGGGGACGCCTTTATGCGtcg GAAGTCTACACTCCAGAGTGCGAGTTTGTAGAGAGGATTCATGAGCTGGGATATAACACGTACGCGTCCAGATCTTACAGGACCATCCCAAACCCATCGGGGCCAAGGCGCAGAAACAGCGCAGAGAGACTTTGGTATGTGTCCATCAACGGCAAGGGGCGACCAAGGAGGGGCTTCAAAACCAGAAGGACTCAGAAATCCTCTCTTTTCTTACCGAGAGTGCTGGATAGCAAAGATCACGAAATCGTCCGATTATTCCGCACGAGTTCCAAACACCGAGAAGACCTGACGAAAACTCCAAGCAAGGCGGAGAAAACAAGGGCTGCCCAATAG